The following proteins are encoded in a genomic region of Glycine max cultivar Williams 82 chromosome 18, Glycine_max_v4.0, whole genome shotgun sequence:
- the LOC100782200 gene encoding WD repeat-containing protein 44 translates to MATMERRKTMTMNWDGLGDDDDDDHFFETYNRLSTAVPQDLADDDDGNFEDSRLSFASTISSTLTIKPRTSHFSANFTGKPNYEIWMAAPGSISERRRRLLCSMGLDENKELLQATSKAIARAMTKKFENNNDINNNNDNNNNKYAANSIAVRVEKQKPSSSPVFVLVRSRSEGDIDSFSMEKSRKEEIIGKVSKQRLTRTVTEVAQRRHARVENNRVVVKDAAAGDSLVHVDARVNRQVITPVMGVAGVSAFFLIKNLDTGKEFIVNEYGEDGTWNRLSDLQTGKQLTMEEFEKTVGHSAVVKEVMRRANVARGEKKLSSNSYISRSLRLSKRRGASLLRNIKGVASGFVGEREREAVVPPQAAEPAEPKGKNKWVRVRQSGKSQKELSALHLCQEFEAHEGCVWTIKFSLDGRYLASAGEDKVIHVWEVQEWEVMSLRPEEGNLTPIHPSLLSSMTKGKNGSRRGGAGAIPEYVHVPETVFTLSEKPYCSFTGHLDEVLDLSWSRSQLLLSSSMDKTVRLWDLETKSCLKFFAHNDYVTCVQFNPMDEDYFITGSLDAKVRMWNIPARLVVDWIDIHEMVTAVSYTPDGQGVLVGTQKGNCRTYSIEDYKLTQSDTIELRNKKKSQLKKVTGFQFAPNNPSEVLVTSADSRIRIVDGSQVVQKFKGFRNASSQMAASFTTSGRYIISASEDSQVYVWKHEETRNPSSGKARNLIVNQSHEHFPCKDVSVAIPWPCTIRGDPPPVPMQNPKKNSKRSQEDSAANSKRMLPPLPKKSNNHTTESAPGSPEHDPAAISHTESGIGDSFGNSKRRLPPLPNKSSNHATESGDYKPIEEELEAISRTHTGLGDSFASSYGDPASISAAATPSNASSSSNYSSYDGCNGASSIHPSAWGLVIVTAGFGGEIRCYQNFGLPRRMRQTNIFLGPT, encoded by the exons ATGGCCACCATGGAGCGCCGGAAAACGATGACCATGAATTGGGATGGCCTCGGCGACGACGATGACGACGACCACTTCTTCGAGACCTACAACCGCCTCTCCACCGCCGTGCCACAGGACCTCGCTGACGACGATGACGGCAATTTCGAAGACAGCCGCCTCTCCTTCGCCTCCACCATCTCCTCCACCCTCACCATCAAGCCCCGAACCTCACACTTCTCCGCAAACTTCACCGGAAAACCAAACTACGAAATCTGGATGGCCGCGCCGGGATCCATCTCCGAACGCCGAAGAAGGTTGCTGTGTAGTATGGGCCTCGACGAGAACAAGGAGCTGCTCCAAGCCACAAGCAAAGCCATCGCCCGCGCCATGAcgaaaaaatttgaaaacaacaatgacatcaacaacaacaacgataataacaacaacaaatacgCTGCCAATTCCATCGCCGTTCGTGTTGAAAAGCAGAAACCGTCGAGCTCACCGGTTTTCGTCCTTGTCCGATCGCGGTCCGAGGGCGACATTGACTCTTTTTCGATGGAGAAATCCAGGAAGGAGGAGATAATAGGAAAGGTGTCAAAGCAGCGGTTGACGAGAACCGTTACAGAGGTCGCTCAACGCCGGCATGCCCGCGTTGAGAACAACCGAGTGGTGGTGAAAGATGCGGCTGCTGGCGATTCCCTTGTGCACGTTGATGCACGGGTGAATCGCCAGGTAATCACGCCGGTCATGGGAGTGGCCGGCGTTAGCgcgttttttttaataaagaaccTGGACACGGGAAAAGAGTTTATAGTAAACGAATACGGAGAAGACGGCACGTGGAACAGGCTGAGTGATTTGCAGACGGGGAAGCAGTTAACGATGGAGGAGTTTGAGAAAACGGTGGGGCATTCTGCGGTGGTGAAAGAGGTTATGAGACGAGCCAACGTGGCACGTGGCGAGAAGAAGCTTTCTTCGAACTCCTACATTTCAAGGAGTTTGAGGTTAAGCAAGAGGCGAGGTGCGTCTTTGCTAAGGAACATAAAAGGTGTGGCGAGTGGATTCGTCGGGGAGCGTGAGCGCGAAGCGGTGGTTCCGCCGCAAGCGGCGGAACCGGCGGAACCGAAGGGGAAGAACAAATGGGTGCGCGTGAGGCAGAGTGGGAAGTCGCAAAAGGAGCTATCGGCGCTGCACCTATGCCAGGAGTTTGAGGCGCACGAGGGGTGCGTGTGGACGATAAAGTTCAGTTTGGATGGGAGGTATTTGGCGAGTGCGGGGGAGGACAAGGTAATACACGTGTGGGAGGTGCAGGAGTGGGAGGTTATGTCGTTGAGGCCCGAGGAGGGGAACTTGACGCCTATTCACCCGTCGTTGCTTTCGTCGATGACGAAAGGGAAGAATGGGAGCAGGAGAGGAGGTGCTGGAGCTATTCCGGAGTATGTTCATGTTCCGGAAACTGTGTTTACGCTATCCGAGAAGCCGTATTGTTCTTTCACTGGGCATTTGGACGAGGTCTTGGATTTGTCGTGGTCCAGATCTCAG TTACTTCTCTCATCTTCCATGGATAAAACAGTGAGGTTGTGGGATTTGGAAACTAAGTCGTGCTTGAAATTCTTTGCACATAATGACTATG TGACCTGCGTGCAGTTCAACCCCATGGATGAAGACTATTTCATTACTGGCTCCCTTGATGCCAAGGTCAGAATGTGGAACATCCCTGCACGCCTCGTTGTGGATTGGATTGATATCCATGAAATGGTTACTGCTGTTTCTTACACCCCTGATGGCCAG GGTGTTCTAGTTGGTACACAAAAAGGGAATTGTCGAACTTACAGCATAGAAG ATTACAAGTTAACTCAATCTGACACAATCGAGCTtcgaaacaaaaagaaatctcAGCTGAAAAAGGTTACTGGTTTCCAG TTTGCCCCAAATAATCCATCAGAAGTGCTTGTTACTTCAGCTGATTCAAGGATAAGAATTGTCGATGGATCCCAAGTTGTTCAAAAGTTTAAAG GATTTCGAAATGCAAGCAGCCAAATGGCAGCTTCATTTACTACAAGTGGAAGGTACATCATTAGTGCAAGTGAAGACTCACAAGTGTATGTCTGGAAGCACGAAGAGACTCGCAATCCGAGCTCTGGAAAAGCAAGGAATCTGATTGTTAACCAATCTCACGAGCACTTCCCATGTAAAGATGTTTCAGTAGCAATACCTTGGCCATGTACCATAAGGGGTGATCCACCACCAGTGCCAATGCAAAACCCCAAAAAGAACTCAAAACGTTCGCAAGAGGACTCTGCAGCAAACAGCAAGAGAATGTTGCCACCTCTTCCAAAGAAAAGCAACAACCACACCACAGAAAGTGCACCAGGCTCCCCAGAACATGACCCTGCAGCGATTTCGCACACAGAATCTGGAATTGGAGACTCATTTGGGAACAGCAAGAGAAGGTTGCCACCCCTTCCTAATAAAAGTAGTAACCATGCAACAGAAAGCGGTGACTACAAACCTATAGAAGAAGAACTTGAAGCAATTTCTAGGACACACACAGGATTAGGtgattcatttgcttcaagCTATGGTGATCCAGCTAGTATATCTGCTGCAGCTACTCCATCAAATGCATCTTCGTCTTCCAATTACTCATCATATGATGGTTGCAATGGTGCCTCATCAATACACCCTTCAGCATGGGGCTTGGTAATTGTGACAGCAGGGTTTGGAGGTGAAATTAGGTGTTATCAGAATTTTGGCCTGCCTAGAAGGATGAGACAGACCAATATATTTTTGGGCCCTACATAA
- the LOC121173957 gene encoding floral homeotic protein PMADS 1-like: MARGKIQIKRIENTTKKANKLTILCDAKVSIIMFSSTGKLHKIEQSTKQFFDQYQMILGVDIWNSHYENMQENLKKLKEVNRNLRKEFR; this comes from the exons ATGGCTAGAGGAAAGATCCAGATCAAGAGGATAGAGAACACCACCAAGAAGGCCAACAAGCTCACCATTCTCTGCGATGCCAAGGTTTCTATTATTATGTTCTCCAGCACTGGAAAACTCCACAAGATCGAGCAATC aaCTAAGCAGTTCTTCGATCAATACCAGATGATTCTGGGAGTTGATATTTGGAACTCTCATTACGag AATATGCAAGAGAACTTGAAGAAACTGAAAGAGGTGAATAGGAATCTTCGTAAGGAGTTTAG GTAG